The following proteins come from a genomic window of Nocardioides albertanoniae:
- a CDS encoding LuxR C-terminal-related transcriptional regulator — translation MSEVKVVIVDDHAMFRTGVRAELSRSPVIRIVGEAEDVDTAVKAIGEGRPDVVLLDVHLPGGGGVEVMRKAPAVDGSPRYLALSVSDAAEDVIGTIRGGARGYVTKTITGAELVAAIQRVSGGDAVFSPRLAGFVLDAFAGTIAIADIDEDLDRLTEREREVMRLIARGYSYKEVAGELFISIKTVETHMSNVLRKLQLSSRHELTRWANDRRLL, via the coding sequence ATGAGTGAGGTCAAGGTCGTCATCGTCGACGATCACGCGATGTTCCGCACCGGCGTGCGCGCGGAGCTGAGCAGGTCGCCGGTGATCCGGATCGTCGGCGAGGCAGAAGACGTCGACACCGCGGTCAAGGCGATCGGCGAGGGCCGGCCCGACGTGGTGCTGCTCGACGTACATCTTCCTGGGGGTGGCGGCGTCGAGGTGATGCGCAAGGCGCCCGCCGTCGACGGCTCGCCGCGCTATCTGGCGCTGTCGGTCTCCGACGCCGCCGAGGACGTCATCGGCACCATCCGTGGCGGTGCGCGGGGCTACGTCACCAAGACCATCACCGGCGCCGAGCTGGTCGCCGCCATCCAGCGGGTCTCCGGGGGAGACGCGGTCTTCTCGCCGCGCCTGGCCGGGTTCGTGCTCGACGCCTTCGCCGGCACCATCGCGATCGCCGACATCGACGAGGACCTCGACCGTCTCACCGAGCGCGAGCGCGAGGTGATGCGCCTCATCGCCCGCGGCTACTCCTACAAGGAGGTCGCCGGTGAGCTGTTCATCTCGATCAAGACGGTCGAGACCCACATGTCCAACGTGCTGCGCAAGCTGCAGCTCTCGAGCCGCCACGAGCTCACCCGCTGGGCCAACGACCGCCGCCTGCTCTAG
- a CDS encoding ATP-binding protein, whose amino-acid sequence MTTTHASTEPLAPPPPPPERSVRRAYRNTDASVIGGVAAGLADHLGLPVLAVRAFFVVTAVFSGFGVLLYAALWIFVPAAPLLEQSTPGGESATRGGRRPGARQGGVDKGPSIALLALGFGAVVLFDAMLGAGALVWPAMLGVVGVALLWRQADAAQRERWTDGSGRLDLVRMVFGKGGWRAYLRVSVGVGLMLFAVILAGGQLNFGNGTALILAGLIVLGAGFLVVGPWMHQLASDLGSEREERIRSQERADMAAHLHDSVLQTLALIQRNSTEPAMVQKLARAQERDLREWLFSTPAEADETFAASLKAAAAEVEDSHGVTVDVVVVGDGPFDETVRPIVAAAREAVTNAAKHAGTGRVDVYAEATDEAFEVFVRDRGAGFDVDQVSSDRHGVRDSIIDRMSRHGGSAVVRSSPGEGTEVRLKQPRSTDSMGEQR is encoded by the coding sequence ATGACGACAACCCACGCGTCGACGGAGCCCCTCGCTCCGCCGCCACCGCCCCCGGAGCGCTCGGTACGCCGCGCCTACCGCAACACCGACGCGTCGGTGATCGGTGGTGTCGCCGCCGGCCTGGCCGATCACCTGGGGCTGCCGGTGCTGGCCGTGCGTGCGTTCTTCGTGGTGACCGCCGTGTTCAGCGGGTTCGGTGTGCTGCTCTACGCCGCGCTGTGGATCTTCGTGCCCGCCGCCCCGCTGCTCGAGCAGTCCACGCCGGGCGGGGAGAGCGCGACCCGCGGTGGCCGCCGCCCGGGAGCGCGTCAGGGCGGGGTCGACAAGGGTCCCTCGATCGCGCTGCTCGCGCTCGGCTTCGGAGCCGTCGTGCTCTTCGACGCGATGCTCGGTGCCGGTGCGCTGGTCTGGCCGGCGATGCTCGGTGTCGTCGGCGTCGCGCTGCTGTGGCGTCAGGCCGACGCCGCCCAGCGCGAGCGCTGGACCGACGGCAGCGGGCGCCTCGACCTGGTGCGGATGGTCTTCGGCAAGGGTGGCTGGCGCGCCTATCTCCGGGTCAGCGTCGGCGTCGGGCTGATGCTCTTCGCGGTGATCCTCGCCGGCGGCCAGCTCAACTTCGGCAACGGCACCGCGCTGATCCTCGCCGGTCTGATCGTGCTGGGTGCGGGCTTCCTCGTCGTCGGGCCCTGGATGCACCAGCTCGCCAGCGATCTGGGCAGCGAGCGTGAAGAGCGGATCCGGAGCCAGGAGCGCGCCGACATGGCGGCTCACCTGCACGACTCGGTCCTGCAGACCCTCGCGCTGATCCAGCGCAACTCGACCGAGCCCGCGATGGTGCAGAAGCTCGCCCGTGCCCAGGAGCGCGACCTGCGCGAGTGGCTCTTCTCCACCCCGGCCGAGGCCGACGAGACGTTCGCCGCCTCGTTGAAGGCGGCCGCCGCCGAGGTCGAGGACTCCCACGGTGTGACCGTCGACGTGGTGGTGGTCGGTGACGGCCCCTTCGACGAGACCGTGCGTCCCATCGTCGCTGCCGCCCGCGAGGCCGTGACCAATGCGGCCAAGCACGCCGGCACCGGGCGCGTCGACGTCTACGCGGAGGCGACCGATGAGGCGTTCGAGGTCTTCGTCCGCGATCGCGGAGCGGGCTTCGACGTCGACCAGGTCTCCTCCGACCGGCACGGTGTGCGCGACAGCATCATCGACCGGATGTCCCGTCACGGTGGCAGCGCTGTGGTGAGATCGTCACCAGGTGAAGGCACCGAGGTGCGGCTGAAGCAGCCGCGCTCCACCGACTCCATGGGAGAGCAACGATGA
- a CDS encoding PspC domain-containing protein → MTIPPAAPPPPTPEPPAPAAEERPRPSGEQLRNLSGLRRTTHASAEGRHIAGVAGGIARHFDVDPLLVRVLLAVSVVFGGAGGIVYAAVWLLVPEDGHEDGVIPVGPPARNLFLWIAGGVAAISLLSDAFGDTGVPWFWLAVVAVIALWYARRDKRDRRRGAAPAAASAPVGDPTGHPSSHPSNHPAAAQRTSYLPAPWAPGSYDPHVSLAPPNRRRRPPLLFGRAVAVAALVMGVLGLLDVLDRVPVPNSAYPAALLVVFGGFLVLGAFWGRAGGLIFLGLIALVALPLTTVDPSTLETGSSIEAHPRSVAALESSYEFGVGAIVLDTSAIDPKTFEGRDLAITSSFGEITVIVPDDATVSVEAKVGALGEAQIFDEKRTDLGGFTMERSRVAGEEGSRPGLADAADLRLTATSDVGAINVYTESDPRAARFTDSTEVVTP, encoded by the coding sequence GTGACGATCCCGCCCGCGGCACCGCCGCCTCCGACCCCGGAGCCACCTGCGCCAGCCGCCGAGGAGCGCCCTCGCCCCAGTGGCGAGCAGCTGCGCAACCTCAGTGGGCTGCGACGTACGACTCATGCCTCCGCGGAGGGACGGCACATCGCCGGCGTCGCGGGTGGGATCGCACGCCACTTCGACGTCGACCCGCTCCTGGTGCGGGTGCTGCTGGCCGTGTCGGTGGTCTTCGGTGGCGCCGGGGGCATCGTCTACGCCGCGGTCTGGCTGCTGGTGCCCGAGGACGGTCACGAGGACGGCGTGATCCCGGTCGGGCCTCCCGCGCGCAACCTCTTCCTCTGGATCGCCGGCGGAGTCGCGGCGATCTCCCTGCTCAGCGACGCCTTCGGCGACACCGGCGTGCCGTGGTTCTGGCTGGCGGTGGTCGCCGTGATCGCGCTCTGGTACGCCCGGCGTGACAAGCGGGACCGCCGGCGCGGAGCGGCTCCGGCCGCTGCTTCGGCACCCGTCGGAGACCCGACCGGCCATCCGAGCAGCCACCCGAGCAACCACCCTGCCGCCGCCCAGCGCACCTCCTACCTGCCGGCCCCGTGGGCGCCCGGCTCCTACGACCCCCATGTCTCGCTCGCCCCGCCCAACCGTCGGCGCCGGCCCCCGCTGCTGTTCGGCCGTGCCGTCGCCGTCGCCGCCCTGGTGATGGGCGTGCTGGGGCTCCTCGACGTGCTCGACCGGGTGCCGGTGCCCAACAGCGCCTATCCGGCGGCGCTGCTGGTGGTCTTCGGCGGCTTCCTCGTGCTGGGCGCCTTCTGGGGGCGGGCCGGCGGGCTGATCTTCCTCGGGCTGATCGCCCTCGTCGCGCTCCCGCTCACGACGGTCGACCCCTCGACCCTGGAGACGGGCAGCAGCATCGAGGCCCACCCGCGCAGCGTCGCCGCCCTGGAGAGCTCCTACGAGTTCGGCGTCGGTGCCATCGTGCTCGACACCAGCGCGATCGATCCGAAGACGTTCGAGGGCCGCGATCTCGCGATCACCAGCTCCTTCGGGGAGATCACCGTGATCGTGCCCGACGACGCCACCGTCTCGGTGGAGGCCAAGGTCGGCGCCCTGGGCGAGGCGCAGATCTTCGACGAGAAACGCACCGACCTCGGCGGGTTCACCATGGAGCGCTCCCGCGTCGCCGGCGAGGAAGGCAGCCGGCCCGGTCTCGCCGACGCCGCCGATCTGCGGTTGACCGCCACCTCCGACGTCGGCGCGATCAACGTCTACACCGAGAGCGACCCCCGAGCCGCACGGTTCACCGACTCGACCGAGGTGGTCACCCCATGA